Proteins from one Gemmatimonadaceae bacterium genomic window:
- a CDS encoding sigma-70 family RNA polymerase sigma factor encodes QAILQALAEQSRIVRVPLNRAGTLHRIGKRANALLQELGRDATHAEIAHGMDITEEEVAKTMAISQTHLSLDAPLTPGEDNKLLDYLPDTLNPTPDEQTFEKALTESIEEALSHLKERESKILRLYFGLDGSEPMTLEEIGALLGITRERVRQIKEKALSRLRHVSRARALESYLG; translated from the coding sequence CAGGCGATTCTCCAGGCGCTCGCCGAGCAGTCGCGTATCGTGCGCGTGCCGCTGAACCGCGCGGGCACGCTGCATCGCATCGGCAAGCGGGCGAACGCGCTGCTCCAGGAGCTGGGCCGCGACGCAACGCACGCCGAGATCGCGCATGGCATGGACATCACCGAGGAAGAAGTCGCGAAGACGATGGCGATCTCGCAGACGCATCTCTCCCTCGATGCACCGCTGACGCCCGGCGAAGACAACAAGCTGCTCGATTATCTGCCCGACACGCTCAACCCGACGCCCGACGAGCAGACGTTCGAGAAGGCGCTGACGGAGTCGATCGAGGAAGCGCTGTCGCACCTCAAAGAACGTGAATCCAAGATTCTGCGACTGTACTTCGGTCTCGACGGCAGCGAGCCGATGACGCTCGAGGAGATCGGCGCGCTGCTGGGCATCACGCGCGAGCGCGTGCGTCAGATCAAGGAGAAGGCGCTGTCTCGGCTCCGCCACGTTTCCCGCGCACGCGCCCTGGAGAGTTATCTCGGCTAG